The sequence below is a genomic window from Lolium perenne isolate Kyuss_39 chromosome 7, Kyuss_2.0, whole genome shotgun sequence.
ATTGTGATTATAGAAGTCTCTCTTTGTAAGCAGGTAACAAGGTCAACACATAAACGGGAAATGCTGCTCCAAGGACCATTGGTAAATGATTCTGACAGAAATCGCCTAAAGAAACGCAAGTCCTATCCACAACTGCTTAATTACCCGGTCATTGTCCAGAGGGCAAGCCGAGGCAATGACTTGGAGCCTTGGAGGTGGTCAGGCAAATGCTGATCAAGGTTCGATCATAAATCCCTGAACTTTGACTGAGCATCTACCTAGATACTGCATACATTCGCGATACATTCTATATCCATGAATTCGATGTGAGCATAGCATACACATACATGTTGCATACTACATTTGTAaatttgaggtacatgagagttgGACATTTGATTTATACCGAATTTGTATTCCAGGGGTTCACTGAAATTGATGCTGCCTCGCATCTTGGGATAAAGGAAATGGGAAAATTAAGTGAGAAGCCGTTCCTGGATGCTTGTGCTATGAAACTGCCTCCTAGTCAATCTGGGGCGAAAGCTTCTGAACTTTACAACCTGTGGCTGGAGCTGCTCAATAACCCAGAATGGAAGCCCTTCAAGACAGTCACAGTTGATGGCAACCTTCAGGTAAAGCTTTTTTTTAGAAAGATACGGTTAACACTTTGGCACCTTGAAGCATGTATATTATCATTTTATGAGGTTAACAGAGCATGTGTGCACCTTTACGTGACTAGGAGGAGGTCATAGATGTTGATGATGATAAGCTGCAAGAGCTGAAGATGGCATGGGGAGAAGGCCCCTA
It includes:
- the LOC127312920 gene encoding factor of DNA methylation 2-like, which gives rise to MLIKGFTEIDAASHLGIKEMGKLSEKPFLDACAMKLPPSQSGAKASELYNLWLELLNNPEWKPFKTVTVDGNLQEEVIDVDDDKLQELKMAWGEGPYNSVIGALVERKQYNTDGTERAVDFWNYKEGRKATVEECVEYILDQLKELKQLRRTY